In the Acropora muricata isolate sample 2 chromosome 1, ASM3666990v1, whole genome shotgun sequence genome, one interval contains:
- the LOC136927402 gene encoding high mobility group nucleosome-binding domain-containing protein 5-like, whose amino-acid sequence MPYLKITLTFFSFQKLLDEHDRTEQTKDQVGGRNTDCQEAETAGTQQKLDSSERKINNNGKTVRGHSMTKQKEKYVDESGRKKEDQQKKATNYENSNKVVQEGKNVSKEMEDQEENYGTRKIDEKECPKEENGIEKSDKNDGQKDKDLIKRSDEQDGENQEDVITASDEVDGENQEDVIIESNEKDGETQEDVIKVNDEMDGENQEDVITASDEMDGENQEDVITASDEMDYENQEDVITASDEMDGENQEDVIAASDEMDGENQEDVITASDEKDDENQEDVITASDDMDGENQEDVITASDEKDDENQEDVITESDEKDGENQEDVITASDEMVGENQEDVITASDEKDGENQEDVITASDEKDDENQEDVITASDEKDGENQEDVITASDEMDGENQEDVITASDEMDGENQEDVITASDEMDGENQEDVITASDDMDGENQEDVITASDEKDDENQEDVITESDEKDGETQEDVITASDEMVGENQEDVITASDEKDGENQEDVITASDEMDGENQEDVITASDEMDGENQENVITVSDEKEGENQENVITASDEKEDENQEDVITASDEKEGENQENVITASDEMDGENQEDVIKGNDEMDGEKQEVVIIGNDTMDGQNQEGVNDRYGGPQHDFDRRKDDANKVPDRKEVITSKRRKVRLKDVI is encoded by the coding sequence ATGCCTTACTTGAAAATAACGctgacatttttttcctttcaaaaattacTAGATGAACATGACAGGACAGAACAAACTAAAGATCAAGTGGGCGGGAGAAATACTGATTGCCAAGAGGCGGAGACAGCTGGCACGCAGCAAAAGCTTGACAGCAGCGAGagaaaaattaacaataatggcAAGACTGTTAGAGGTCATAGTATGaccaagcaaaaggaaaaatatgTTGACGAGAGTGGTAGAAAGAAAGAGGACCAGCAGAAAAAAGCCACCAACTATGAGAATAGCAACAAAGTGGTCCAGGAAGGCAAAAATGTCAGTAAGGAAATGGAAGATCAAGAGGAGAACTATGGCACCAGAAAGATTGACGAGAAGGAGTGTCCGAAGGAGGAAAATGGGATTGAAAAAAGTGATAAGAACGACGGTCAAAAGGACAAGGATCTGATTAAGAGAAGTGATGAGCAGGACGGTGAAAACCAGGAGGATGTGATCACGGCAAGTGATGAGGTGGACGGTGAAAACCAGGAGGATGTGATTATTGAAAGTAATGAGAAGGACGGTGAAACCCAGGAGGATGTGATCAAGGTAAATGATGAGATGGACGGTGAAAACCAGGAGGATGTGATTACGGCAAGTGATGAGATGGACGGTGAAAACCAGGAGGATGTGATTACGGCAAGTGATGAGATGGACTATGAAAACCAGGAGGATGTGATTACGGCAAGTGATGAGATGGACGGTGAAAACCAGGAGGATGTGATTGCGGCAAGTGATGAGATGGACGGTGAAAACCAGGAGGATGTGATTACGGCAAGTGATGAGAAGGACGATGAAAACCAGGAGGATGTGATTACGGCAAGTGATGATATGGACGGTGAAAACCAGGAGGATGTGATTACGGCAAGTGATGAGAAGGACGATGAAAACCAGGAGGATGTGATTACGGAAAGTGATGAGAAGGACGGTGAAAACCAGGAGGATGTGATTACGGCAAGTGATGAGATGGTCGGTGAAAACCAGGAGGATGTGATTACGGCAAGTGATGAGAAGGACGGTGAAAACCAGGAGGATGTGATTACGGCAAGTGATGAGAAGGACGATGAAAACCAGGAGGATGTGATTACGGCAAGTGATGAGAAGGACGGTGAAAACCAGGAGGATGTGATTACGGCAAGTGATGAGATGGACGGTGAAAACCAGGAGGATGTGATTACGGCAAGTGATGAGATGGACGGTGAAAACCAGGAGGATGTGATTACGGCAAGTGATGAGATGGACGGTGAAAACCAGGAGGATGTGATTACGGCAAGTGATGATATGGACGGTGAAAACCAGGAGGATGTGATTACGGCAAGTGATGAGAAGGACGATGAAAACCAGGAGGATGTGATTACGGAAAGTGATGAGAAGGACGGTGAAACCCAGGAGGATGTGATTACGGCAAGTGATGAGATGGTCGGTGAAAACCAGGAGGATGTGATTACGGCAAGTGATGAGAAGGACGGTGAAAACCAGGAGGATGTGATTACGGCAAGCGATGAGATGGACGGTGAAAACCAGGAGGATGTGATTACGGCAAGTGATGAGATGGATGGTGAAAACCAGGAGAATGTGATTACGGTAAGTGATGAGAAGGAAGGTGAAAACCAGGAGAATGTGATTACGGCAAGTGATGAGAAGGAAGATGAAAACCAGGAGGATGTGATTACGGCAAGTGATGAGAAGGAAGGTGAAAACCAGGAGAATGTGATTACGGCAAGTGATGAGATGGACGGTGAAAACCAGGAGGATGTGATCAAGGGAAATGATGAGATGGACGGTGAAAAGCAGGAGGTTGTGATCATTGGAAATGATACG